A stretch of the SAR86 cluster bacterium genome encodes the following:
- the serS gene encoding serine--tRNA ligase, with protein MLDSKLLRKETKEVISNLKRRGFEFDETLWTKLESKRKDLQGSTENQQAKLNELSKNIGIAKQNSEDTKDLEKMASELTATLKEQSNELDNLLEQIENFVLSIPNLIDHDVPDGEDETSNLELKKIGSPRVFDFPIKDHLDIGRSYEIDMEAGVKLTGSRFKVLRNDIAHLQRALINFMIDTHVQEHGYEEVYVPYIVNKESMIGTGQLPKFEEDLFKIDNKNDFYLTSTAEVPVTNLFRDEILNSENLPIKYVCHTPCFRSEAGSYGKDTKGIMRLHQFEKVELVQAVESSDSDEALEELTEHAENILKKLELPYRVVSLCSGDIGFSAAKTYDLEVWVPSQQAYREISSCSNFRAFQTRRMKARWKNNSDNRIELLNTLNGSALALSRTVLAILENYQESDGSVTIPDVLRDYLGKESILLPQ; from the coding sequence ATGCTTGATTCAAAATTACTCAGGAAAGAAACAAAAGAGGTCATATCTAATCTGAAAAGGAGAGGTTTCGAATTCGATGAGACTCTCTGGACCAAACTTGAATCTAAAAGAAAAGATTTACAAGGCTCAACTGAAAATCAGCAAGCTAAGTTAAACGAGCTCTCAAAAAATATAGGAATTGCTAAACAAAATTCTGAAGATACAAAAGATCTTGAAAAAATGGCTTCAGAACTTACAGCAACATTGAAAGAGCAGAGTAATGAGCTAGATAACTTACTGGAACAAATAGAAAATTTTGTTTTGTCGATTCCTAATCTAATTGACCATGATGTTCCTGATGGTGAAGACGAAACTTCCAACTTGGAGTTAAAAAAGATTGGCTCACCTAGAGTATTTGATTTTCCTATTAAAGATCACTTAGACATTGGAAGATCTTATGAAATTGACATGGAAGCGGGGGTAAAACTGACTGGTTCAAGGTTTAAAGTTCTTAGAAATGATATAGCACACCTTCAAAGAGCCTTAATAAACTTTATGATTGATACACATGTACAGGAGCATGGATATGAAGAAGTTTATGTTCCATACATAGTCAATAAAGAGTCTATGATCGGTACAGGTCAACTCCCTAAGTTTGAAGAAGATCTTTTTAAGATCGATAACAAAAATGATTTTTATTTAACCTCCACAGCCGAAGTTCCAGTAACCAATTTATTCAGAGATGAGATTCTCAATTCAGAAAATTTACCAATCAAATATGTATGTCATACTCCGTGCTTTAGAAGCGAAGCTGGAAGTTATGGAAAAGATACAAAGGGCATAATGAGATTGCATCAATTTGAAAAGGTAGAGTTAGTTCAGGCTGTTGAATCTTCAGATTCTGATGAAGCATTGGAAGAATTGACCGAACATGCTGAGAATATTCTCAAAAAATTGGAATTGCCTTACAGAGTTGTTTCTCTTTGTTCTGGTGACATAGGTTTTTCTGCAGCTAAAACATATGACTTAGAGGTTTGGGTACCTTCGCAACAGGCCTATAGAGAAATATCCTCATGTTCAAACTTTAGGGCTTTTCAAACTAGAAGAATGAAAGCACGCTGGAAAAATAATTCTGATAATAGGATTGAACTTTTAAATACTCTGAATGGTTCTGCTCTAGCATTAAGTAGGACAGTTTTAGCCATTCTTGAAAACTATCAAGAATCAGATGGCTCTGTAACTATACCGGATGTCTTAAGAGACTATCTAGGCAAAGAATCTATTTTACTTCCTCAATAA
- a CDS encoding isopenicillin N synthase family oxygenase has product MKNFYKDPNKFSKELGDNFRKSGFCGIKDHEIDTDLVREVQDLFIQFFSLPEETKKLYFYPELGGARGYTPFKIETAKGAKHADLKEFWHVGRKLDDGDPFRRWMPDNIDVPDLKSFKEKTNKLFLQFDALGNQILEGIALDLGINSNFFHKVTNKGNSVMRVIHYPPVGIEESGERAGPHEDINLITLLIGGQQAGLEILSKNNEWLRVSVDSDVIVCNIGDMLQRLTNNNMISTTHRVNALAEESYSSRYSIPFFVHPNPDWFIETLENQITDSNPNNYPDGILSEDFLQERLKEIKLI; this is encoded by the coding sequence TTGAAAAACTTTTATAAAGATCCTAACAAGTTCTCCAAAGAACTTGGCGATAACTTCAGAAAATCTGGGTTCTGCGGAATAAAGGATCATGAAATAGATACAGATTTAGTTAGAGAGGTACAAGATTTATTCATTCAATTTTTTTCTCTACCGGAAGAAACTAAAAAATTATATTTTTATCCTGAGCTTGGTGGAGCAAGGGGTTACACTCCTTTTAAAATTGAAACTGCAAAAGGTGCTAAGCATGCAGATTTGAAAGAATTTTGGCATGTCGGCAGAAAATTGGATGATGGCGATCCTTTTAGGAGATGGATGCCTGATAATATCGATGTACCCGATCTTAAATCTTTTAAAGAAAAAACTAATAAGCTTTTTTTGCAATTCGATGCTTTGGGTAACCAAATACTTGAAGGGATAGCTTTAGATTTAGGTATAAATTCAAATTTCTTTCATAAAGTAACAAACAAAGGAAACAGTGTTATGAGGGTGATTCATTATCCGCCAGTTGGAATTGAAGAGTCAGGCGAAAGGGCAGGTCCTCATGAAGATATCAATCTAATTACTTTATTGATTGGAGGTCAACAAGCAGGCCTAGAAATTTTGTCTAAAAATAATGAATGGTTAAGAGTCTCGGTTGATAGCGATGTGATAGTTTGCAATATTGGAGATATGCTCCAAAGATTGACTAATAATAATATGATCTCTACAACACACAGAGTTAACGCTCTGGCGGAAGAATCTTATTCTTCGCGATACTCTATACCCTTTTTTGTTCACCCTAATCCAGATTGGTTTATAGAAACCTTGGAAAATCAAATTACTGATTCTAATCCCAATAACTATCCAGATGGCATCCTGTCCGAAGATTTTCTGCAAGAAAGACTAAAAGAAATTAAACTTATCTAA
- a CDS encoding outer-membrane lipoprotein carrier protein LolA, which translates to MRKIYLTLFSILLTTTVVGNETTISKENLFDFLHSKQYLKTNFTQTTLADLNERVVSGNIQASRSGNFKIEYLDPIKETISADKEFLYKLDIELEQLDIVPREEYFKNTPISILISNIENLKKLYSINSCTEENLITVCSLSTKEENSFVEKIFLQFAGTELDSLTYTDSFGQNVNFDFDDISWEPFTENQLYISIPEGIDVVYH; encoded by the coding sequence TTGAGAAAAATTTACCTTACTTTGTTTAGTATACTTCTGACTACCACAGTTGTCGGTAATGAGACTACTATTAGTAAAGAAAATTTATTTGATTTCTTACATTCAAAACAATATCTTAAAACTAATTTCACTCAAACCACACTAGCAGATTTAAATGAGCGGGTAGTCTCTGGAAACATACAGGCATCAAGATCAGGAAATTTTAAGATTGAATACCTTGATCCAATTAAAGAGACCATTTCGGCAGATAAAGAATTTCTCTACAAATTAGATATAGAGTTGGAGCAACTAGATATCGTTCCTCGAGAAGAATATTTTAAAAATACACCTATAAGTATCTTAATCTCCAATATTGAGAATCTAAAAAAATTGTATTCGATTAACTCATGTACTGAGGAAAATCTTATTACTGTATGTTCGCTTTCTACCAAAGAGGAGAATAGTTTCGTTGAGAAGATATTCCTTCAATTTGCAGGTACAGAACTTGATTCTCTAACCTATACAGACTCTTTTGGTCAAAATGTAAATTTTGATTTTGATGACATATCTTGGGAGCCTTTCACCGAAAACCAACTTTACATTTCCATACCGGAAGGAATAGATGTAGTTTATCACTAG
- a CDS encoding thymidine kinase encodes MAKLYFNYSSMNAGKSTMLLQANHNYIERGMNPRIYTSDLDNRFGKGEIVSRIGLKAKSNIFTSKTDIYRDILNFSKNSIVDCVLIDEAQFLTQNQVSQLGKVVDELDIPVLTFGIRTDFQGNLFEGSKYLLAWADNLKEIKTVCHCGRKATMVLRLNAKGEVVSDGTQIEIGGEEKYVSVCRKHFIEKNIG; translated from the coding sequence ATGGCAAAGCTTTACTTTAATTATTCTTCTATGAATGCCGGTAAATCAACTATGCTTTTACAGGCCAATCATAACTACATTGAAAGAGGCATGAACCCAAGAATATATACTTCTGACTTAGATAATAGATTTGGTAAAGGAGAAATAGTTTCACGAATAGGGCTGAAAGCAAAATCAAATATATTTACAAGTAAAACAGATATATACAGGGATATCTTAAATTTTAGTAAAAACTCTATTGTTGACTGCGTATTAATTGATGAGGCTCAGTTTCTAACTCAAAATCAAGTAAGCCAGCTGGGTAAGGTTGTCGATGAATTAGATATTCCCGTATTAACTTTCGGTATTAGAACAGATTTTCAAGGTAATCTATTTGAAGGTAGTAAATATCTTTTAGCTTGGGCAGATAATTTGAAAGAAATTAAGACTGTTTGTCATTGTGGAAGGAAAGCTACAATGGTATTAAGATTAAATGCCAAAGGTGAAGTGGTATCCGATGGAACTCAGATAGAAATAGGTGGTGAAGAGAAATATGTATCAGTTTGCAGGAAGCATTTTATTGAAAAAAATATTGGCTAA
- a CDS encoding Na+-dependent nucleoside transporter: MEYLQPTIGLFSLLALGAVFSESIKSIKIRFIVMAILIQLILAIILTKIELISSFFNILSDGVMVLKAANDYGTGFVFGYLADGAPNAPFDITNPGGTFIFAFGGLTLIILMSAISALLWHLRVIPLIVNALSVLFKKPLGVGGPIGLGATANVFLGQVEAPLLIKPYLSSMTRHELLIIMTVGMSTIAGSVMVVYTTMLFPIYGSGLIGHFLSASLISVPAAIMYANMMIPSNAKTDFPDEKSDDMYSSIMDAITQGTKNGLDIFLNVIAMLIVVMALVFLVNSMLGLLPNLNGNPITLELMLGYLFAPLAWFMGIPWSESIIAGQLLGVKTALNEFVAYLYLSDTENYQLSDKTRMILLYALCGFANFSSVGILLSGLSAMVPERRADLISVSGKALWCALLASCLTGFIIGIL, from the coding sequence ATGGAGTATCTTCAACCCACGATAGGATTATTTTCATTACTTGCTCTAGGGGCCGTATTTAGTGAAAGTATAAAATCAATAAAAATTAGATTTATTGTCATGGCTATTCTGATTCAGCTAATTTTGGCAATAATTCTTACTAAAATTGAACTGATAAGTTCTTTCTTTAATATTCTCTCAGATGGAGTAATGGTCTTAAAAGCTGCAAATGATTACGGCACAGGATTTGTTTTCGGTTATTTAGCAGATGGCGCACCTAATGCACCTTTTGATATAACTAATCCAGGAGGGACATTTATTTTTGCTTTTGGTGGCCTAACTTTAATAATATTAATGTCAGCAATATCGGCATTATTGTGGCACTTGAGAGTCATACCATTAATAGTCAATGCCCTTTCAGTTTTATTTAAAAAACCTTTAGGTGTAGGCGGTCCTATTGGACTTGGTGCCACTGCAAATGTTTTTTTAGGGCAAGTTGAGGCGCCATTATTAATTAAGCCTTATCTATCTTCTATGACTCGTCATGAACTCCTGATAATCATGACTGTTGGAATGTCTACGATAGCTGGATCTGTTATGGTTGTATATACAACCATGCTCTTTCCAATTTACGGATCTGGATTAATTGGACACTTTTTGTCTGCCTCCTTAATTTCTGTACCCGCGGCGATTATGTATGCAAACATGATGATACCAAGCAATGCAAAAACAGATTTTCCAGATGAGAAATCTGATGATATGTACTCCAGTATCATGGATGCTATAACTCAAGGCACAAAAAATGGTCTTGATATATTCCTAAACGTCATTGCTATGTTGATTGTTGTAATGGCTTTAGTTTTTTTAGTAAATTCAATGCTTGGACTTTTACCAAACCTGAACGGCAATCCTATTACACTTGAATTAATGTTAGGTTATCTTTTCGCACCTTTGGCATGGTTTATGGGCATACCTTGGAGTGAATCTATCATTGCAGGTCAATTACTAGGTGTAAAAACTGCATTAAACGAATTTGTAGCTTATTTATATTTGTCAGACACAGAAAATTATCAACTGTCAGATAAAACCAGAATGATATTGCTTTATGCTCTTTGCGGTTTTGCTAACTTTAGTAGCGTTGGTATTTTACTAAGTGGTTTGAGCGCAATGGTACCTGAGAGGAGGGCAGATTTAATATCGGTCTCAGGAAAGGCACTTTGGTGTGCTTTATTAGCATCTTGCCTAACCGGTTTTATCATCGGAATACTTTAG
- a CDS encoding carboxypeptidase regulatory-like domain-containing protein, with translation MKLILKKIFLFSSIFCLSLPVFSDVDTTSGMRGSVNVSGATVEAEHTPTGITKTTTTSSTGSFSISFLPLGGPYTVRVSAPGYNSESLDGLFLSLGDPLSFGVTLTSTTAADEIIVTAKPADAFKMGTSTILTREDMDAVPTINRQVADFAKMDPRVSVNGGVGRDAEISIMGANSRFNDFTIDGISFNDPFGLNDNGFGTMRNPISMDFVDQISVDITPFDVSRGNTTGGSIAVATKSGTNEFHGSAYYQKRDEGSVGDFEGQDFPEFEDEVIALTFAGPLIEDRLFFFVGYEENTSSLPGLFGTKDSGAQNPARVVTTALANEIRQYTIDNYGGYDAGYINLVTYDATHEEWTVKLDAVISDAHRATLNVSHSEDLLPQRYNNWSRTVFSNNWYYKDPEIDRASLTLYSDWSDRLSTKFKYTSYEMLEDDSSYGDDLFPEMNITITDSVTGDRDNVFLGGDRYRGANLINVESEFLTLKADYNNDDHVYTVGFERDESDVVNLFIARYNGEVRFRSFEDYQNGVWSRLRIHEPYAGHEAVGTMAADFEVEKNSLYIQDKWFVNNDLTVMFGLRYDEVETPIAPATNVNFVKEYGFSNASKFDFDVLQPRFSFNMDLTDLFESRESVVSATLRGGRGLFMGRIPRVWYGNAYSRTGATGDYRGWYSNCVGDESVTNCPGNMPKGDPTAFWLTSPDSKYSIPAADNPYGVAQSTDPNFEAPSSWRTSLGLDLLLDSGWDITLEYNLDQVRQAVFFTDLGLQREGTLADGRGIYGGRGDYRLTNTDQGTTEAWTITTTKQFGEIDWFAGYTKMRANDIFELTSAQSESSYARSVRADGENISAARSNFMVEHKLITGLDYTTQFFGNNDTRFSLVYVAKSGEPYSVTFDGYDDAFSNDRTDGGYDAAYIPTGASDPNVVFASSSVADAVMAHVNGSGLASYKGQIVPRNAFNSPWIRTLDLRITQDINIANDHKVIVYLDVTNLLNLIDDEDGIIREYSNRSRQIILDEDNPYDSQGRYNIVGVDPDDGLFVQNRAGQSSYQWNLGFKYQF, from the coding sequence ATGAAACTAATTTTAAAAAAGATTTTTCTTTTTTCTTCTATTTTCTGTCTAAGCTTACCCGTATTTTCAGATGTTGACACAACATCTGGTATGAGGGGGAGTGTAAATGTCTCAGGTGCCACTGTTGAAGCTGAACATACGCCGACAGGTATTACTAAAACCACAACAACCAGTTCTACGGGTAGCTTTTCAATATCCTTTCTACCTTTAGGTGGTCCTTACACCGTTAGAGTATCGGCACCAGGTTACAATTCAGAATCCTTAGATGGTTTATTCTTGAGTTTGGGTGATCCACTATCCTTTGGAGTAACTCTTACGAGCACCACTGCAGCAGATGAAATCATAGTAACTGCGAAGCCTGCCGACGCTTTTAAGATGGGTACAAGTACTATCCTGACTAGAGAAGATATGGATGCTGTTCCAACAATCAATCGACAAGTAGCAGATTTTGCAAAAATGGATCCCAGAGTTTCAGTTAATGGAGGCGTTGGAAGAGATGCAGAAATAAGCATTATGGGAGCCAACTCAAGATTTAATGACTTCACTATAGATGGGATAAGCTTTAATGACCCTTTTGGATTAAATGATAATGGATTCGGAACTATGAGAAATCCTATTAGTATGGATTTTGTTGATCAAATATCTGTAGATATAACTCCATTTGATGTGTCCAGGGGCAATACAACCGGTGGCTCTATTGCAGTCGCTACAAAGTCAGGAACTAATGAATTTCATGGATCAGCCTACTATCAAAAAAGAGATGAAGGCAGCGTGGGTGATTTCGAAGGTCAAGATTTTCCTGAATTTGAAGATGAAGTTATCGCGCTGACTTTTGCAGGACCACTCATCGAGGATAGACTCTTTTTCTTTGTGGGTTATGAAGAAAATACTTCATCACTACCTGGTCTTTTTGGGACTAAAGATAGTGGCGCTCAAAACCCCGCTAGAGTTGTAACTACAGCACTAGCTAATGAAATTAGACAATATACCATTGATAATTATGGTGGTTATGATGCTGGATATATCAATTTAGTAACTTACGACGCAACCCATGAGGAATGGACAGTTAAATTAGATGCGGTAATTAGTGACGCTCATAGAGCTACTCTAAATGTATCCCATTCCGAAGATCTTTTGCCACAAAGATACAACAACTGGTCCAGAACTGTATTTAGTAATAATTGGTATTATAAAGATCCAGAAATCGACCGAGCTTCATTAACTTTATATAGCGATTGGTCAGACAGACTTTCAACAAAATTTAAGTATACCAGCTATGAAATGTTGGAAGATGATTCCTCATATGGAGATGATTTATTTCCTGAAATGAATATCACGATTACTGACTCTGTTACCGGCGATAGAGATAATGTATTTTTAGGTGGTGATCGATACAGAGGTGCTAATTTAATCAATGTTGAGAGTGAATTCCTAACTTTAAAAGCTGATTACAATAATGATGACCATGTTTACACAGTCGGTTTTGAAAGGGATGAATCTGATGTTGTAAATCTATTCATTGCTAGATATAACGGTGAGGTAAGGTTTAGGAGCTTCGAAGATTATCAAAATGGGGTTTGGAGTAGATTGAGAATACACGAGCCTTATGCTGGACATGAAGCGGTCGGAACTATGGCTGCAGATTTTGAGGTCGAGAAAAATTCTCTGTATATTCAAGATAAGTGGTTTGTAAACAATGATCTTACGGTTATGTTTGGTCTTCGTTATGATGAAGTTGAGACTCCAATAGCGCCTGCTACTAATGTAAATTTTGTTAAAGAATATGGCTTCTCAAACGCGTCAAAATTTGATTTTGATGTTTTGCAACCAAGGTTCTCGTTTAATATGGATCTCACGGATTTATTTGAGAGTAGAGAAAGTGTAGTTTCTGCTACTTTAAGAGGTGGTAGAGGATTATTTATGGGAAGGATACCTCGAGTTTGGTATGGAAATGCATACTCAAGGACTGGAGCAACAGGCGACTATCGTGGATGGTATAGTAATTGTGTTGGTGACGAAAGCGTTACGAATTGTCCTGGCAATATGCCTAAGGGTGACCCGACAGCATTCTGGTTAACTTCACCTGATTCTAAGTATTCAATACCTGCAGCAGACAATCCTTACGGTGTTGCCCAAAGCACAGATCCTAATTTTGAGGCTCCGTCTTCGTGGAGAACAAGTTTGGGATTAGATCTTTTACTGGATAGTGGTTGGGATATAACTCTTGAATATAATCTTGATCAGGTAAGGCAAGCAGTGTTTTTTACTGATCTTGGTTTACAAAGAGAAGGAACACTTGCTGACGGTAGAGGAATCTACGGCGGTAGAGGAGACTATAGGTTAACCAATACAGACCAAGGTACTACTGAGGCCTGGACAATCACGACTACCAAGCAGTTTGGTGAAATAGATTGGTTTGCTGGTTATACAAAGATGAGAGCTAATGACATTTTTGAATTGACAAGTGCACAAAGTGAAAGTTCCTATGCAAGGTCGGTAAGAGCAGATGGTGAGAATATTAGTGCTGCCAGATCAAACTTTATGGTTGAACATAAATTAATAACTGGACTCGATTACACTACTCAGTTCTTTGGAAATAATGATACAAGGTTTTCTCTTGTATATGTCGCAAAATCAGGAGAACCCTATAGTGTTACTTTTGATGGTTATGATGACGCATTTTCAAATGACAGAACTGATGGTGGATATGATGCAGCGTATATACCTACTGGAGCTTCAGATCCCAATGTTGTGTTTGCAAGCTCATCCGTCGCTGATGCTGTAATGGCTCATGTAAATGGATCTGGATTGGCAAGTTACAAAGGTCAAATTGTACCTAGAAATGCATTTAATAGCCCTTGGATAAGGACCTTAGACCTTCGAATAACACAGGATATTAATATTGCCAATGATCATAAAGTAATTGTTTATCTCGATGTGACTAATCTTCTTAATCTCATTGATGATGAGGATGGAATCATTAGGGAATATAGCAACAGAAGCAGGCAAATAATTTTGGATGAAGATAATCCATATGATTCTCAAGGCAGATACAATATAGTTGGTGTTGATCCTGACGATGGTTTATTTGTCCAAAATAGGGCAGGACAATCTTCTTATCAATGGAATTTAGGTTTTAAATATCAATTCTGA
- a CDS encoding adenosine kinase, with translation MNKIYGFGNALIDIEIRISEEQLKTISIPKGSMKHISQDELSILLKDFKSQRYSALPGGSVANSLYAANQHGSKTYFSCSIGDDEYGELFLKSFKDSDKAMSFFRSSLPTGICLIFVTPDGERTMAANLGANLDLCPESINISELLSSDFLVLDNFSLSSMKGIETVEYSLQVKDEVRVCFGLSDTSLIEQNYENLKKVFLNKIDILYGNEAEIIKLQELISNPALNTLVSKGSKGAKYNQINIEASKIDVINSNGAGDALIGTFLAYTDVLEDRLALSKAISYATKVCMINGPRLLT, from the coding sequence ATGAATAAAATTTATGGATTTGGCAATGCCTTGATTGATATTGAAATCAGGATTAGTGAGGAACAGTTAAAAACCATTTCCATCCCCAAGGGATCTATGAAACATATTTCTCAAGACGAACTTTCAATCTTATTAAAAGATTTTAAAAGTCAGAGATATTCTGCTTTACCTGGAGGCTCTGTAGCAAATTCCTTATATGCAGCTAATCAACACGGCTCTAAAACCTATTTTTCATGTTCAATAGGTGATGACGAATATGGAGAACTTTTCTTAAAATCTTTCAAAGATAGCGATAAAGCTATGTCCTTTTTTAGATCTTCGCTACCAACTGGTATTTGTTTAATTTTTGTAACTCCAGACGGCGAAAGAACAATGGCAGCAAATCTAGGAGCTAATTTAGATTTATGTCCCGAAAGTATTAATATCAGTGAACTTTTATCCTCAGATTTCTTAGTATTGGATAACTTTTCACTTTCTTCCATGAAAGGAATCGAAACTGTTGAATATTCTCTTCAAGTAAAAGATGAAGTCCGCGTGTGTTTTGGATTATCGGACACTAGTCTTATTGAACAAAATTATGAAAATCTAAAAAAAGTTTTTCTCAATAAAATCGATATTCTCTATGGTAATGAAGCTGAAATTATCAAATTACAGGAGTTAATCAGCAATCCTGCTTTGAACACATTAGTTAGCAAAGGCTCGAAAGGAGCTAAATATAATCAAATAAATATAGAGGCCTCCAAAATAGATGTGATTAACTCTAACGGAGCTGGTGACGCTTTGATTGGAACATTCTTGGCTTACACTGACGTCCTAGAAGATAGATTGGCTCTAAGTAAAGCCATTTCTTATGCAACTAAGGTTTGTATGATAAATGGACCAAGACTTTTAACTTAA